Proteins encoded by one window of Candidatus Cloacimonadota bacterium:
- a CDS encoding MotA/TolQ/ExbB proton channel family protein — GYSDGVDSGKKGTELQNHVQNAFDEAGLQTIPKIEAGLFWFDIIAQVATLLGLLGTIFGLVNAFDALATAAEADKSRLLTEGIAMAMGTTAYGLIVAIPTMLIKGALQARAEKIINDIDEFSVKMINQITYAMKD, encoded by the coding sequence GGGTTACAGTGACGGTGTGGATTCGGGGAAAAAAGGAACCGAACTGCAAAATCATGTACAAAATGCTTTTGACGAAGCAGGGCTGCAAACTATTCCCAAAATTGAAGCCGGACTTTTTTGGTTCGATATCATTGCGCAGGTAGCAACTCTTTTGGGGCTGCTGGGAACGATTTTCGGGTTGGTTAACGCTTTTGATGCCCTGGCTACAGCAGCCGAAGCTGATAAAAGTCGTCTTCTGACCGAAGGTATTGCCATGGCTATGGGAACAACTGCTTATGGTTTGATTGTTGCCATCCCCACGATGCTGATTAAAGGTGCCCTGCAAGCAAGAGCTGAAAAGATTATTAATGATATTGATGAATTTAGTGTGAAAATGATAAATCAAATAACTTATGCAA